Proteins from a genomic interval of Leifsonia shinshuensis:
- a CDS encoding NADH-ubiquinone oxidoreductase-F iron-sulfur binding region domain-containing protein, translating into MTMTAVDLAPSDDAAAPPRLLAAGRSAGAAAHLAAFGPRRGLGRPELERELERSGLTGRGGAAFPAFRKLAATTGRRAPVVIGNGSEGEPWSWKDAVLLANAPHLVLDGLLTAADALGAARTVLYLHGSALSPVAAAIAERSDAGRVELVEAADGFVAGEASAVVNALQTGRAVPLDRVRRLSEHGLDGRPTLLHNVETLAQLALVDRYGGDWFRGVGDPAQPGTRLVTVTGDVAREGVFEVPTDTSVVDIVARAGAEARLAAAVLLGGYHGRWIAPTETGAAPGEAAGAGVVHVLGVRRCGLAATAAIVAELAAASARQCGPCLFGLPAMAERFADLAAGRLAPQAAAELARLAEVVDGRGSCHHPDGAARLVRSALRVFGRDVHAHAEGRCLRSAR; encoded by the coding sequence ATGACCATGACCGCCGTCGACCTTGCGCCGTCCGACGACGCGGCCGCCCCGCCGCGGCTGCTCGCGGCGGGCCGCTCGGCCGGCGCCGCCGCCCACCTGGCCGCGTTCGGCCCCCGGCGCGGCCTCGGCCGCCCGGAGCTGGAGCGCGAGCTGGAGCGCTCGGGCCTCACCGGCCGCGGCGGCGCCGCCTTCCCCGCCTTCCGCAAGCTGGCCGCCACGACCGGGCGCCGCGCGCCGGTCGTGATCGGCAACGGCTCGGAGGGCGAGCCGTGGAGCTGGAAGGACGCGGTGCTGCTGGCGAACGCGCCCCACCTGGTCCTCGACGGCCTGCTGACGGCGGCCGACGCGCTCGGCGCGGCGCGGACGGTGCTCTACCTCCACGGGTCGGCCCTCTCACCGGTCGCCGCCGCGATCGCCGAGCGCTCCGACGCCGGCCGCGTCGAGCTGGTCGAGGCCGCAGACGGGTTCGTCGCGGGGGAGGCGAGCGCGGTGGTGAACGCCCTCCAGACCGGCCGCGCGGTCCCGCTCGACCGGGTCAGGCGGCTCTCGGAGCACGGGCTCGACGGCCGGCCGACCCTCCTGCACAACGTGGAGACCCTCGCCCAGCTGGCGCTGGTCGACCGCTACGGCGGCGACTGGTTCCGCGGCGTCGGCGATCCCGCGCAGCCGGGCACCCGGCTCGTGACGGTGACCGGCGACGTCGCCCGGGAGGGCGTCTTCGAGGTGCCGACGGACACGTCGGTGGTCGACATCGTCGCCCGGGCGGGCGCGGAGGCCCGGCTCGCGGCGGCCGTGCTGCTCGGCGGTTACCACGGCCGCTGGATCGCCCCGACGGAGACCGGCGCGGCGCCGGGGGAGGCCGCGGGGGCCGGGGTGGTGCACGTGCTCGGCGTCCGGCGGTGCGGCCTCGCGGCGACGGCCGCCATCGTCGCAGAGCTGGCCGCGGCCTCCGCCCGGCAGTGCGGCCCGTGCCTGTTCGGCCTCCCGGCGATGGCCGAGCGGTTCGCCGACCTCGCCGCGGGCCGGCTCGCGCCGCAGGCCGCCGCCGAGCTCGCCCGGCTCGCCGAGGTCGTCGACGGCCGCGGCTCCTGCCACCATCCGGACGGCGCCGCACGCCTGGTGCGCAGCGCGCTGCGGGTGTTCGGGCGCGACGTCCACGCCCACGCCGAAGGCCGGTGCCTGCGGAGCGCACGATGA
- a CDS encoding LLM class flavin-dependent oxidoreductase: MKRIGFLSFGHYQAVPGSVVRTAADALLQTIELAVAAEEVGADGAFVRVHHFAPQLASPFPLLAAIGARTSRIEIGTGVIDMRYQNPLYMAEEAAAADLIGGERLQLGVSRGSPETALAGYESFGYVPGEGESDADMARRHTAIFRAAIAGEAMANADPRMTGTSGGLSIQPLSPTLPDRIWWGAGTRATAEWTAEQGMNLMSSTLLTEDTGEAFDKLQAEQIQRFRDTWAEMGWEREPRVSVSRSIIPIVDEESRRYFGARAQVEGRDQVGHLDGGIARFGRSYIGEPEKLVAELAQDEALRMADTVLVTVPNQLGVEFNARLLEAVVGVGRELGWRD; encoded by the coding sequence GTGAAACGCATCGGCTTCCTCAGCTTCGGCCACTACCAGGCCGTCCCCGGCTCCGTCGTGCGGACGGCGGCCGACGCCCTCCTGCAGACCATCGAGCTCGCGGTCGCGGCGGAGGAGGTGGGGGCCGACGGCGCGTTCGTCCGGGTGCACCACTTCGCGCCGCAGCTCGCCTCCCCGTTCCCGCTGCTGGCCGCGATCGGCGCGCGCACCTCGCGCATCGAGATCGGCACCGGCGTCATCGACATGCGGTACCAGAACCCGCTCTACATGGCGGAGGAGGCCGCGGCCGCGGACCTGATCGGCGGCGAGCGCCTGCAGCTCGGCGTGAGCCGCGGCTCACCGGAGACCGCGCTCGCCGGCTACGAGTCGTTCGGCTACGTGCCGGGCGAGGGCGAGTCCGACGCGGACATGGCCCGCCGGCACACCGCGATCTTCCGCGCGGCGATCGCGGGCGAGGCGATGGCGAACGCCGACCCGCGGATGACCGGCACCAGCGGCGGCCTGTCCATCCAGCCGCTGTCGCCGACCCTCCCGGACCGGATCTGGTGGGGCGCCGGGACGCGCGCGACCGCCGAGTGGACCGCGGAGCAGGGCATGAACCTGATGTCGTCCACCCTGCTCACCGAGGACACCGGCGAGGCGTTCGACAAGCTCCAGGCAGAGCAGATCCAGCGCTTCCGCGACACCTGGGCGGAGATGGGCTGGGAGCGCGAGCCGCGCGTGAGCGTCAGCCGCAGCATCATCCCGATCGTGGACGAGGAGTCCCGCCGCTACTTCGGCGCCCGGGCGCAGGTGGAGGGCCGCGACCAGGTCGGCCACCTCGACGGCGGCATCGCCCGGTTCGGCCGCTCCTACATCGGCGAGCCGGAGAAGCTGGTCGCCGAGCTGGCCCAGGACGAGGCGCTGCGGATGGCGGACACCGTGCTGGTCACGGTCCCGAACCAGCTGGGCGTGGAGTTCAACGCACGCCTGCTGGAGGCCGTGGTCGGCGTGGGGCGCGAGCTGGGGTGGCGCGACTGA
- a CDS encoding FAD:protein FMN transferase, translating into MGAPAAPDAGADFAVWGVDARIAVSDPAVLTRARDIADAELAAVTAAASRFEPASELSRINAGPRPSGGVELSPLLAEFVAVALAAAADTDGDVDPTLGGDLDRLGYDRDFAALPVDGVTLTVSRPRRPGWERVTLDGRVLTLPDALRLDLGATAKAHAADRIARRIAEETGADVLVSLGGDLATAGRTGRLWEVLVQDLPADPAQQIAVPNGAGVATSSTQKRRWRSDGQPRHHILDPRWGLPVDEVWRSATVAATSCVRANALTTASIVRGLAAPAWLRGLGADARLVARDGSIVTTGRWPADVRVL; encoded by the coding sequence GTGGGCGCTCCAGCGGCTCCTGACGCCGGCGCGGACTTCGCCGTCTGGGGCGTCGACGCCCGTATCGCGGTGTCCGACCCGGCCGTCCTCACGCGGGCGCGTGACATCGCCGACGCCGAGCTGGCCGCGGTCACGGCCGCCGCGAGCCGGTTCGAGCCCGCCAGTGAGCTCTCCCGGATCAACGCCGGCCCGCGTCCGTCCGGCGGCGTCGAGCTGAGCCCGCTGCTGGCGGAGTTCGTCGCGGTCGCGCTCGCCGCGGCCGCGGACACGGACGGCGACGTGGACCCGACCCTCGGCGGCGACCTCGACCGGCTCGGCTACGACCGGGACTTCGCCGCGCTGCCCGTCGACGGCGTCACGCTGACCGTCAGCCGTCCCCGCCGGCCGGGCTGGGAGCGCGTGACCCTCGACGGCCGCGTCCTGACGCTCCCGGACGCCCTCCGGCTCGACCTCGGCGCGACCGCGAAGGCCCATGCCGCCGACCGGATCGCCCGGCGGATCGCGGAGGAGACCGGGGCGGACGTCCTGGTCTCGCTCGGAGGCGACCTCGCCACCGCGGGACGGACCGGCCGGCTCTGGGAGGTGCTCGTGCAGGACCTCCCGGCCGACCCGGCGCAGCAGATCGCCGTGCCCAACGGCGCGGGCGTCGCCACGTCGAGCACCCAGAAGCGGCGCTGGCGCAGCGACGGGCAGCCCCGGCACCACATCCTCGACCCGCGCTGGGGCCTCCCGGTCGACGAGGTCTGGCGGTCGGCGACGGTCGCCGCGACCAGCTGCGTCCGCGCCAACGCGCTGACGACGGCGTCGATCGTGCGCGGGCTCGCGGCGCCGGCGTGGCTGCGCGGCCTCGGCGCCGACGCGCGGCTGGTGGCGCGGGACGGCTCGATCGTCACGACCGGGCGCTGGCCCGCTGATGTGAGGGTCCTCTGA
- a CDS encoding thioredoxin family protein → MSTLASVTDATFASDVLAAPGTTLVEFWAPWCGPCRALTPILERIADEHDLRILRINADENPQASAEYRALSLPVTKVFRDGEVVKTIVGAKPKPALEFELAPYLA, encoded by the coding sequence ATGAGCACACTCGCCAGCGTCACCGACGCCACCTTCGCCTCCGACGTCCTCGCCGCTCCCGGAACCACCCTCGTGGAGTTCTGGGCGCCGTGGTGCGGCCCGTGCCGGGCGCTGACGCCGATCCTGGAGCGCATCGCCGACGAGCACGACCTCCGGATCCTGCGCATCAACGCCGACGAGAACCCTCAGGCGTCCGCGGAGTACCGGGCGCTGTCGCTGCCGGTGACCAAGGTGTTCCGGGACGGGGAGGTCGTCAAGACCATCGTCGGCGCCAAGCCGAAGCCGGCGCTGGAGTTCGAGCTCGCGCCGTACCTGGCCTAG
- a CDS encoding ferredoxin, translating into MNARHVLHVDWTRCDGRGLCAELLEGTIARDEWGYPFAVGQPASGRSDIPVRADQLDAAEDAVALCPVLALRLRRSA; encoded by the coding sequence ATGAACGCCCGACACGTTCTGCACGTCGACTGGACGCGCTGCGACGGCCGCGGCCTGTGCGCCGAACTGCTGGAGGGGACGATCGCGCGGGACGAGTGGGGCTACCCGTTCGCGGTCGGCCAGCCGGCCTCCGGGCGCTCCGACATCCCCGTGCGTGCCGACCAGCTGGACGCCGCGGAGGACGCCGTCGCGCTGTGCCCGGTGCTCGCGCTACGGCTGCGGCGGAGCGCCTGA
- a CDS encoding ferric reductase-like transmembrane domain-containing protein: MDEVLWAVGRASGVVALLLLTVSLWLGIVTRSGRPLPGMPRFSVTLLHRNVSLLAVVFLVLHIGTLLLDSYAKLTLTDVLVPFLGAHLPFWLGLGTVAVDLLIAVTVTALLRRRLGVRVFKAVHWLSYALWPIALAHSIGDGTDGTSGWMLVLAGASVLFVLVAVLWRVSAWFLETAGARRSDAEPSRRA, translated from the coding sequence ATGGACGAGGTGCTGTGGGCGGTCGGCCGGGCCTCCGGCGTCGTCGCGCTGCTGCTGCTCACCGTCTCGCTGTGGCTCGGCATCGTGACGCGCTCCGGCCGTCCGCTGCCCGGGATGCCGCGGTTCTCCGTCACCCTCCTGCACCGCAACGTCTCGCTGCTGGCGGTCGTCTTCCTCGTTCTCCACATCGGGACGCTGCTGCTCGACTCCTACGCCAAGCTCACACTGACCGACGTCCTGGTGCCGTTCCTCGGCGCCCACCTGCCGTTCTGGCTGGGACTCGGAACCGTGGCGGTCGACCTCCTGATCGCGGTGACGGTCACCGCGCTGCTGCGCCGCCGGCTGGGCGTGCGCGTCTTCAAGGCCGTGCACTGGCTGAGCTACGCGCTGTGGCCGATCGCTCTGGCGCACTCCATCGGCGACGGCACCGACGGGACGTCCGGCTGGATGCTCGTGCTCGCCGGCGCGTCGGTGCTGTTCGTGCTGGTCGCGGTGCTCTGGCGCGTGTCCGCCTGGTTCCTGGAGACCGCGGGTGCGCGGCGATCGGACGCCGAGCCGAGCAGAAGAGCCTGA
- a CDS encoding hydrolase → MADWLCATCAVETTPIVTDAGEEPPASCPICEDERQYVPPTGQRWTTLQRLQREGERVTVTELEPGLYGLSSEPQVGIGQRALLLCTPDGNLLWDPTGYVDEAAATAVQDLGGAAVIATSHPHMFGAQTSWSRMLGGVSVLVHAADRHWVQREDAAIREWSGEEEVLPGVLLRTVGGHFPGSAIVHWDRGVVLSGDTVFPGPSQKWVTFQRSFPNDIPLSAAVVRRVADLVCDRPFDRMYGNLGNVIPVDAREAVQRSAERYIGWVSGAYDHLTRAEA, encoded by the coding sequence ATGGCGGACTGGCTGTGCGCGACCTGCGCGGTGGAGACGACCCCGATCGTGACGGACGCGGGGGAGGAGCCGCCGGCCTCCTGCCCGATCTGCGAGGACGAGCGGCAGTACGTCCCGCCGACCGGGCAACGCTGGACCACCCTGCAGCGGCTGCAGCGCGAGGGCGAGCGCGTCACCGTGACCGAGCTGGAGCCCGGCCTCTACGGCCTGAGCAGCGAGCCGCAGGTCGGCATCGGCCAGCGCGCGCTGCTGCTGTGCACCCCGGACGGCAACCTGCTCTGGGACCCCACCGGCTACGTCGACGAGGCCGCGGCGACCGCGGTGCAGGACCTGGGCGGCGCCGCCGTCATCGCCACGAGCCACCCGCACATGTTCGGCGCGCAGACCTCCTGGTCGCGCATGCTCGGCGGCGTGTCGGTGCTCGTCCACGCCGCCGACCGGCACTGGGTGCAGCGCGAGGACGCGGCCATCCGGGAGTGGAGCGGCGAGGAGGAGGTGCTGCCCGGCGTCCTGCTGCGGACGGTCGGCGGTCACTTCCCCGGCAGTGCGATCGTGCACTGGGACCGCGGCGTGGTGCTCAGCGGCGACACGGTCTTCCCCGGGCCGTCGCAGAAGTGGGTGACCTTCCAGCGCAGCTTCCCCAACGACATCCCGCTCTCGGCGGCGGTGGTGCGCCGGGTCGCCGACCTGGTCTGCGACCGCCCGTTCGACCGGATGTACGGCAACCTGGGCAACGTCATCCCGGTGGACGCCCGGGAGGCCGTGCAGCGCTCCGCCGAGCGGTACATCGGCTGGGTCAGCGGAGCGTACGACCACCTGACCCGAGCGGAGGCCTAG
- a CDS encoding hotdog fold thioesterase, with protein MTEDALAYVKQRGLGALADKMGIEIVEFTIERAVARMPVLGNTQPADLLHGGAYVVLGESLGSMSANLYAGEGRLAVGIEINASHTRAATEGYVTGVCTPIHLGRTLTTHEIAVTDDRGRRCSTIRITNLIKDL; from the coding sequence ATGACCGAGGACGCGCTGGCGTACGTGAAGCAGCGGGGGCTCGGCGCCCTCGCCGACAAGATGGGGATCGAGATCGTGGAGTTCACGATCGAGCGGGCCGTCGCGCGGATGCCGGTGCTCGGCAACACGCAGCCCGCGGACCTGCTGCACGGCGGCGCGTACGTGGTGCTCGGCGAGTCCCTGGGGTCGATGTCGGCGAACCTCTACGCCGGCGAGGGCCGCCTCGCGGTCGGCATCGAGATCAACGCGTCGCACACCCGCGCGGCGACCGAAGGCTATGTGACCGGCGTCTGCACGCCCATCCACCTCGGCCGCACGCTGACGACGCATGAGATCGCCGTCACCGACGACCGCGGCCGCCGCTGCTCGACGATCCGCATCACGAACCTGATCAAGGACCTGTAG
- a CDS encoding FBP domain-containing protein, translating to MDTLTPQELRDSFVNCSRADAADLPLPPGMHEVDWARREYLGWRDPRLPQRGYVVVPTPSGPVGIVLRASEASMRSHAPTICGWCQDVHVRRDVYFWSARRAGEAGRKGDTVGALVCASFECTENVRRTPPPQFVGFDAERVIEDQISGLGERVRRFAQAVVGVSRS from the coding sequence ATGGACACCCTGACCCCGCAGGAGCTCCGCGACTCGTTCGTGAACTGCTCGCGCGCCGACGCCGCCGACCTGCCGCTGCCGCCGGGCATGCACGAGGTGGACTGGGCGCGCCGCGAATACCTCGGCTGGCGCGACCCTCGCCTCCCGCAGCGCGGCTACGTGGTCGTCCCGACGCCCAGCGGGCCGGTCGGGATCGTGCTCCGCGCGTCGGAGGCCTCCATGCGCTCGCACGCCCCCACCATCTGCGGCTGGTGCCAGGACGTGCACGTGCGGCGCGACGTCTACTTCTGGTCGGCGCGCCGCGCCGGCGAGGCCGGCCGCAAAGGCGACACCGTGGGCGCCCTGGTCTGCGCGTCGTTCGAGTGCACCGAGAACGTGCGGCGCACGCCGCCGCCGCAGTTCGTCGGCTTCGACGCCGAGCGGGTGATCGAGGACCAGATCTCGGGGCTGGGCGAACGCGTCCGGCGGTTCGCGCAGGCGGTGGTGGGCGTCTCGCGAAGCTGA
- a CDS encoding alpha/beta hydrolase, which produces MANQPVIFIHGLWLHASSWQPWIDLFTAEGYAPVAPLWPGEKDTVAETRAHPDDVANFGIDEVTEHFAKIIEAMDIPPVIIGHSFGGLITEKLLGQGYGNSGVAIDPAQIKGVLPLPFRQLKSSFPVLDNPANIHKPIALTYEQFKFGFANQLTDEEAKELYDRWTVPSTVRPIFQAAGANFSLHSQAAVDTKNGDRGPLLLIAGGEDNTVPEVTTDATLKLYRDSNAVTELITFRDRGHSLVIDHGWRDVATEVLVWLGQQGLED; this is translated from the coding sequence ATGGCGAATCAACCGGTGATCTTCATCCACGGCCTCTGGCTCCACGCGAGCAGCTGGCAGCCCTGGATCGACCTCTTCACGGCGGAGGGCTACGCCCCCGTCGCACCCCTCTGGCCCGGTGAGAAGGACACCGTGGCCGAGACGCGTGCGCATCCCGACGACGTCGCGAACTTCGGGATCGACGAGGTCACCGAGCACTTCGCGAAGATCATCGAGGCGATGGACATCCCGCCGGTCATCATCGGGCACTCGTTCGGCGGCCTCATCACCGAGAAGCTGCTCGGCCAGGGCTACGGCAACTCCGGCGTCGCGATCGACCCGGCACAGATCAAGGGCGTGCTGCCGCTGCCGTTCCGCCAGCTGAAGTCGTCGTTCCCGGTGCTCGACAACCCGGCGAACATCCACAAGCCGATCGCGCTGACGTACGAGCAGTTCAAATTCGGCTTCGCGAACCAGCTCACCGACGAGGAGGCCAAGGAGCTCTACGACCGCTGGACCGTCCCCTCCACCGTGCGACCCATCTTCCAGGCGGCGGGAGCCAACTTCAGCCTCCACTCGCAGGCCGCCGTCGACACCAAGAACGGGGACCGCGGCCCGCTGCTGCTCATCGCGGGCGGCGAGGACAACACCGTCCCGGAGGTGACCACGGACGCGACGCTCAAGCTGTACCGCGACTCCAACGCGGTGACCGAGCTGATCACCTTCCGCGACCGCGGGCACTCGCTCGTGATCGACCACGGCTGGCGCGACGTCGCCACCGAGGTCCTGGTGTGGCTCGGCCAGCAGGGGCTGGAGGACTGA
- a CDS encoding ANTAR domain-containing response regulator, whose product MTDQETTPTAPRRVVVAEDESLIRLDIVETLRDNGFEVVGEAGDGETAVALATELRPDLVVMDVKMPQLDGISAAERLSKNHIAPVVLLTAFSQKELVERATEAGALAYVVKPFTPNDLLPAIEIALARYQQIIALEAEVSDMVQRFETRKLVDRAKGLLNEKMGLSEPDAFRWIQKASMDRRLTMHDVAQAIIEQLAPKK is encoded by the coding sequence GTGACTGACCAGGAGACCACCCCCACCGCACCCCGCCGAGTCGTCGTCGCGGAGGACGAGTCGCTCATCCGGCTCGACATCGTCGAGACGCTTCGCGACAACGGTTTCGAGGTCGTCGGCGAGGCCGGAGACGGCGAGACCGCGGTCGCGCTGGCCACGGAGCTGCGCCCGGACCTGGTGGTCATGGACGTCAAGATGCCCCAGCTCGACGGCATCTCGGCGGCCGAGCGCCTCTCCAAGAACCACATCGCCCCCGTCGTGCTGCTGACCGCATTCAGCCAGAAGGAGCTCGTGGAGCGCGCGACCGAGGCCGGCGCCCTGGCCTACGTGGTCAAGCCGTTCACGCCGAACGACCTGCTGCCGGCGATCGAGATCGCTCTGGCCCGCTACCAGCAGATCATCGCGCTGGAGGCGGAGGTCTCCGACATGGTGCAGCGCTTCGAGACCCGCAAGCTGGTCGACCGCGCCAAGGGCCTCCTCAACGAGAAGATGGGCCTCAGCGAGCCGGACGCGTTCCGCTGGATCCAGAAGGCGTCGATGGACCGCCGCCTCACCATGCACGACGTCGCCCAGGCGATCATCGAGCAGCTCGCCCCCAAGAAGTAA